The Cololabis saira isolate AMF1-May2022 chromosome 20, fColSai1.1, whole genome shotgun sequence genome includes a window with the following:
- the gpha2 gene encoding glycoprotein hormone alpha-2, whose translation MSQRLSSNLCLLALPLIALLLLFSPLGWSHENITPGCHLYPFNVTIRSDRRGTCKGTHLVYACVGYCESSAFPSRYSVLVASNFTHNITSTSRCCTISKDAKVKVRLDCPRGRHHDEIEILTAKACRCDMCRKSRY comes from the exons ATGTCACAGCGCCTCAGCTCGAACCTCTGCCTGCTGGCCCTGCCGCTGAtcgccctgctgctgctcttctcccctctgGGATGGAGCCATGAAAACATCACCCCGGGGTGCCACCTTTATC CCTTCAATGTGACCATCCGCAGCGACCGGCGCGGCACGTGCAAAGGCACCCACCTGGTGTACGCCTGCGTGGGCTATTGCGAGTCCAGCGCCTTCCCGTCCAGGTACTCAGTACTGGTGGCCTCCAACTTCACCCACAACATCACCTCCACCTCGCGGTGCTGCACCATCAGCAAGGACGCCAAG GTCAAAGTTCGCCTGGACTGCCCCAGAGGTCGCCACCACGATGAAATAGAGATCCTCACAGCGAAGGCGTGTCGCTGCGACATGTGCCGCAAATCCCGCTACTGA
- the LOC133420644 gene encoding uncharacterized protein LOC133420644, whose amino-acid sequence MEEIIRTVFGNLDHLQPFSSEHFIVFPYKKRRGKTHEHGETKLKVYPFTVVLYMEKITQRGKNAATKEVDCFNVTDENRVWTDEFKEDVSQPCSKRRRSDSPLEEDILKDLIKDMEAESKLSVTESFIISPVSPGPGLRPCPGWTCPIHLPRTVDLSPGDGRVHDDPALVDEPETMTDTEKEEETPERPGILKRLASHIFPSFFRSTTD is encoded by the exons ATGGAG GAAATTATAAGAACTGTTTTTGGAAACCTGGACCATCTCCAGCCCTTCTCCTCCGAGCACTTCATCGTGTTTCCTT ATAAGAAGCGCAGAGGGAAAACACACGAACACGGTGAAACGAAGCTGAAGGTCTACCCTTTCACTGTTGTTCTCTACATGGAGAAAATCACGCAGCGCG GAAAGAATGCCGCCACAAAGGAAGTGGATTGTTTTAATGTTACTGATGAAAACAGAGTTTGGACTGACGAATTCAAG GAGGACGTGAGTCAGCCTTGTTCCAAGCGCCGCAGGAGCGACTCGCCACTAGAGGAGGACATACTAAAGGACTTGATCAAGGACATGGAGGCTGAAAGCAAACTGTCAGTCACTGA ATCTTTCATCATCTCTCCTGTGTCTCCTGGGCCCGGCCTGAGGCCTTGTCCTGGTTGGACGTGCCCGATACACCTCCCAAG GACGGTGGACTTGAGTCCTGGAGACGGACGGGTCCACGACGATCCAGCACTTGTGGACGAG CCTGAAACAATGACGGACACAGAAAAAGAGGAGGAGACACCTGAAAGGCCAGGGATTCTCAAACGACTGGCCAG CCACatcttcccttcctttttcaGAAGCACTACAGATTAA